The Candidatus Izemoplasma sp. genome has a window encoding:
- a CDS encoding D-2-hydroxyacid dehydrogenase, with protein sequence MIVLANDGIDSSAKETLEEMGYTVEVDHYDGEALIEKIQEIDCIIVRSATKLRQPIIDKALETRQLKLIIRAGVGIDNIDHVYAEEQGIKVMNTPNSSSAAVAELALGHMFALARHIYIANVTMREGRWEKKQYRGIELNGKTLGLVGFGRIARSLAKKAMALGMSIIYYDKSDSVTEVDGCQRVDKETLLQTADFISLHIPFIKQDGPFLDREAFKQMKKGMYLIHTARGGVVDETALLDALDAGIVKRAALDVYEDEPVKNMRIYTHDKISLTPHIGAATYEAQARIGLETIEVIKQYLA encoded by the coding sequence ATGATTGTATTAGCTAACGATGGGATTGATTCAAGCGCAAAAGAAACCTTAGAAGAGATGGGTTATACCGTTGAAGTTGACCATTATGACGGGGAAGCATTAATTGAAAAAATACAAGAAATTGATTGTATTATTGTTCGATCTGCGACTAAACTAAGACAACCTATTATTGATAAAGCACTCGAAACAAGACAATTAAAACTGATCATCCGGGCAGGTGTCGGGATTGATAATATTGATCATGTATATGCAGAAGAACAAGGTATCAAAGTTATGAATACACCAAACTCAAGTAGTGCGGCTGTCGCAGAACTTGCGCTTGGGCACATGTTTGCCTTAGCCCGTCACATTTATATTGCAAATGTGACCATGCGTGAAGGTCGTTGGGAGAAAAAACAGTACCGTGGTATTGAGTTGAACGGTAAAACACTTGGATTAGTTGGTTTCGGGCGTATCGCACGAAGCCTTGCGAAAAAAGCTATGGCACTTGGGATGTCAATTATATATTATGATAAATCAGACTCTGTGACAGAAGTTGATGGTTGTCAACGTGTTGATAAAGAAACGTTATTACAGACCGCAGACTTCATTAGTTTGCACATCCCATTCATTAAGCAAGATGGGCCGTTCTTAGATAGAGAAGCATTTAAACAAATGAAAAAAGGTATGTACTTAATTCATACGGCTCGTGGTGGTGTAGTTGATGAGACAGCCTTACTTGATGCACTTGATGCAGGTATTGTAAAACGCGCTGCACTTGATGTTTACGAAGATGAACCAGTTAAAAACATGCGTATTTATACGCATGACAAAATTTCACTTACCCCACATATTGGTGCGGCCACTTATGAAGCGCAAGCACGTATTGGGTTAGAAACAATTGAAGTAATAAAACAATATTTAGCATAG
- a CDS encoding alanine--glyoxylate aminotransferase family protein translates to MKKKLFIPGPVDVAPDVLAKLATPQIGHRTQEATNLQKRISDKLQQLMYTNNTIILSTSSGTGIMEMSVRSCTKKRAAIFSVGAFGDRWYKIAKANNVPADHFKSDPGEPTTPEMVRNALDTGKYDVVTVTHNETSAGLMNPVYEIGQVIKDYPDVVYLVDSVSSLGGAKIEVDKSNIDICLSSTQKSLGVPPGLAVASVSDKAIARAETVENRGYYLDLINVVNRVKRNYQYPSTPSTPHMWALDYQLTKIIDEEGLDNRFDRHEHLANIVRNWAKQYFALFANEAYASNTVTTILNTHGKSVKALNEELGNRGYMISNGYGDMKEKAFRIAHMADRTEDELLGLLREIEEIWGLK, encoded by the coding sequence TTGAAAAAGAAACTATTTATTCCTGGACCAGTAGATGTAGCGCCTGATGTACTTGCTAAATTGGCTACACCACAGATTGGTCACAGAACACAAGAAGCAACGAACTTACAAAAACGCATAAGTGACAAGCTACAACAATTAATGTATACCAATAATACCATTATTTTATCAACCTCATCAGGGACTGGTATTATGGAAATGAGTGTCCGTTCATGTACGAAGAAACGTGCCGCTATTTTTAGTGTTGGCGCATTTGGTGATCGCTGGTATAAGATTGCAAAAGCGAATAATGTACCTGCTGATCACTTTAAAAGTGACCCCGGAGAACCAACAACGCCAGAGATGGTAAGAAATGCTTTGGATACTGGTAAATATGATGTTGTTACTGTTACGCATAATGAAACCAGTGCAGGACTTATGAATCCAGTTTATGAAATCGGACAAGTGATTAAAGACTATCCAGATGTTGTATATTTAGTAGATAGTGTTAGTTCACTTGGAGGGGCAAAAATTGAAGTGGATAAATCAAACATTGATATCTGCTTATCATCAACACAAAAAAGTCTCGGAGTGCCACCTGGACTTGCCGTTGCTAGTGTTTCAGATAAAGCGATTGCACGAGCAGAAACAGTTGAAAATCGTGGATACTATTTAGACTTAATTAACGTTGTGAATCGTGTAAAACGAAATTATCAGTATCCTTCAACCCCATCAACACCACATATGTGGGCATTAGATTATCAATTAACTAAAATTATCGATGAAGAAGGATTAGATAATCGCTTCGATCGTCACGAACATCTAGCAAACATTGTACGCAATTGGGCGAAACAATATTTTGCACTCTTTGCGAATGAAGCGTACGCCTCAAACACTGTAACAACCATTTTAAATACGCATGGCAAGAGTGTTAAAGCACTAAATGAAGAACTTGGTAACCGTGGCTACATGATTAGTAATGGTTACGGAGATATGAAGGAAAAAGCCTTTAGAATTGCCCATATGGCAGATCGTACAGAAGATGAATTATTAGGGTTGTTACGTGAAATCGAAGAGATATGGGGGCTTAAATAA
- a CDS encoding pyridoxal phosphate-dependent aminotransferase, protein MKLSKRIQAMQESPVRKLVPIATKAKSLGKKVYHLNIGQPDIETPKVFMDAVNAHDSRIIKYSFSQGEPKLIQAIQAYFKRDNIHFKDNEILITNGGSEAVTFATIATCDPGDEILVPEPFYTNYNGFTGEVNATIKPITTYAENGFRLPNKEAIEALITPKTKAIMFSNPGNPTGTILTDDEMQMIAELAIEHDLFIISDEVYRGMAFDGLDSKSMGTVKGIEEHLIIIESVSKRYSACGARIGAIASKNTALMLNILKLCQARLCVATLEQVGASALYQLPDSYTKEIKNEYEKRRDIVYQTLNNIDGIVCEKPQGAFYVIIKLPVPDAEQFVVWLLEEFDVNNETVMLAPAEGFYATEGLGKDEVRLAYVLNAEDMQTAMNILKLGLKAYPERLI, encoded by the coding sequence ATGAAACTATCTAAACGAATTCAAGCAATGCAGGAGTCCCCAGTACGCAAACTAGTTCCAATCGCTACAAAAGCGAAATCACTTGGAAAAAAAGTCTATCATTTAAATATAGGACAACCAGATATCGAAACACCCAAGGTATTTATGGATGCCGTGAATGCACATGACTCACGAATAATTAAATATTCTTTTTCACAGGGTGAACCTAAACTAATACAAGCAATTCAAGCTTATTTTAAACGGGATAACATTCATTTTAAAGACAATGAAATACTCATCACAAATGGCGGAAGCGAAGCTGTCACTTTCGCAACTATCGCAACATGTGATCCTGGTGATGAAATATTGGTTCCTGAACCATTTTATACAAACTATAATGGATTCACTGGTGAAGTCAATGCGACGATTAAACCGATTACTACCTACGCTGAAAATGGATTTAGATTACCCAATAAAGAAGCTATTGAGGCATTAATCACACCAAAAACAAAAGCGATCATGTTTAGTAATCCAGGAAATCCTACCGGAACAATCCTCACCGATGATGAAATGCAGATGATTGCTGAACTCGCTATCGAACACGATCTCTTTATTATCAGTGATGAAGTGTATCGTGGTATGGCATTCGATGGATTAGATAGTAAATCAATGGGGACCGTTAAGGGGATTGAAGAGCACTTAATTATAATCGAAAGTGTTTCTAAGCGGTATAGTGCATGCGGTGCGAGAATTGGTGCTATCGCCTCTAAAAATACAGCTTTAATGCTTAATATCTTAAAGTTATGTCAAGCAAGGCTCTGTGTTGCCACACTTGAACAAGTTGGTGCTTCTGCTTTATATCAACTACCTGATTCTTACACTAAAGAGATTAAAAACGAGTATGAAAAACGCCGTGATATCGTCTATCAAACCTTAAATAATATCGATGGTATCGTATGTGAAAAGCCACAAGGCGCATTTTATGTTATAATAAAGTTACCAGTCCCTGATGCTGAACAATTTGTTGTTTGGCTATTAGAAGAATTTGATGTCAATAATGAAACAGTTATGCTAGCACCTGCAGAAGGCTTTTATGCAACCGAAGGACTTGGTAAAGATGAAGTACGATTGGCTTACGTACTGAATGCAGAAGATATGCAAACAGCTATGAATATTTTAAAACTCGGGTTAAAAGCCTACCCAGAAAGGTTGATTTGA
- a CDS encoding gamma carbonic anhydrase family protein, producing MYLQRHLEKTPRVSKDAKIFQGACLSGDIIIDEGVNIWYNVSMRGDMAPIRVGTDTNIQDNAVIHTNTDQPTTIGKNVTIGHGAIIHGCTVEDDALIGMGSILLDGATVEQGALVGAGTLVPPGKTVPKYHLAIGNPMKIIRELTEDDIKANEANKDYYLKLVKEYE from the coding sequence ATGTATTTACAAAGACATTTAGAAAAAACGCCACGTGTGAGTAAAGATGCGAAAATTTTTCAAGGCGCATGTTTATCTGGCGATATCATTATCGATGAAGGTGTGAATATATGGTATAACGTCTCAATGCGAGGCGATATGGCCCCTATCCGTGTTGGAACGGATACTAATATTCAGGATAATGCTGTCATTCATACAAATACCGACCAGCCTACAACCATCGGTAAAAATGTAACAATTGGCCATGGTGCCATCATTCACGGTTGTACTGTTGAAGATGATGCGTTAATTGGTATGGGCAGTATTCTTTTAGATGGCGCAACTGTTGAACAAGGTGCATTGGTTGGCGCAGGTACGTTAGTACCACCAGGAAAAACCGTACCGAAATATCATTTAGCCATTGGTAATCCAATGAAAATTATCCGAGAATTAACAGAGGATGATATTAAAGCAAACGAAGCGAATAAAGATTATTACTTAAAATTAGTCAAAGAATACGAGTGA
- a CDS encoding KamA family radical SAM protein, protein MNAKKISLARAKELSSSINDFMAFKQKALRQLKGNKEAYLENKAKLLTHFNANEDDWNDWHWQMRNRIVDVETLVKFIHLSQDEVQDVKKLSKTNRFAIVPYYLALITSEKNDPIKMLSVPSKGEYAVDLGKEDPMAEEFTNPAGSITRRYPDRLIINVTNICAMYCRHCQRRRLIGETDAHTNQSLIDESIEYIKNTPEIRDVLITGGDAFLLSDHQIEALLKRLRAINHVEIIRFGTRTPVTMPMRITDKLVNILKQYHPIYVNTQFNHYYELTDESIHAAEKLVNNGVVLGNQAVLLKGINDDKYIMTMLNQRLLTARIKPYYIFHAKEVKGTHHFIPTIAKGLEIMAYMRGHTSGLAIPTYIFNAPGGLGKIPLLPQYIISHEDNVYHIKTWEGKIIEYIEQ, encoded by the coding sequence ATGAATGCGAAAAAAATATCACTTGCTCGGGCAAAGGAGTTATCCAGTAGTATTAATGACTTTATGGCATTTAAACAAAAAGCCTTAAGACAGCTTAAAGGTAATAAAGAAGCATACTTAGAAAATAAAGCTAAGTTATTAACACATTTTAATGCAAACGAAGATGATTGGAATGATTGGCATTGGCAAATGCGTAACCGCATTGTTGATGTTGAGACATTAGTCAAATTTATTCATTTATCACAAGATGAGGTCCAAGATGTTAAAAAACTTAGTAAAACAAACCGTTTTGCCATAGTTCCTTATTATCTCGCCCTTATTACCTCAGAAAAAAATGATCCCATAAAAATGTTAAGTGTGCCAAGTAAAGGCGAATATGCCGTTGATTTAGGTAAAGAAGACCCCATGGCAGAAGAGTTTACCAATCCCGCTGGTAGTATTACAAGACGTTACCCCGATCGTTTAATCATCAATGTTACCAATATATGTGCGATGTATTGTCGTCACTGTCAACGACGGCGATTAATTGGTGAAACCGATGCTCATACCAACCAATCACTTATCGATGAGTCCATTGAATATATTAAAAACACCCCTGAAATTCGGGATGTCTTAATTACTGGTGGCGATGCATTTTTATTATCTGATCACCAAATTGAAGCATTATTAAAACGTTTAAGAGCAATCAATCATGTTGAAATTATACGTTTTGGTACAAGAACTCCTGTCACAATGCCCATGCGGATTACAGACAAGTTGGTTAACATTTTGAAACAATATCATCCCATTTATGTCAATACACAGTTCAATCATTATTATGAACTCACCGATGAAAGCATTCACGCCGCAGAAAAACTTGTGAATAATGGCGTTGTGCTAGGTAATCAAGCCGTCCTTTTAAAGGGGATTAATGATGATAAATATATTATGACTATGTTAAACCAACGTCTCTTAACTGCGCGCATTAAGCCCTATTATATTTTCCATGCTAAAGAAGTTAAAGGAACACACCACTTTATCCCAACTATTGCAAAAGGTTTAGAAATTATGGCTTATATGAGAGGGCACACCTCAGGTTTAGCAATTCCAACCTATATTTTTAATGCGCCAGGTGGACTGGGTAAAATTCCATTACTACCACAGTACATCATCTCTCACGAGGATAATGTTTATCACATCAAAACATGGGAAGGTAAAATTATCGAATATATTGAACAATAG
- a CDS encoding endonuclease → MKKVCLLITTVLLIFLSSCASTEQPNNESSKIDAVQESLSVSDEVTHQTTLPTTIDGVTITWHSNISGTLDDNTFIQDGVDQNIMLTAVLEYNDITRYKYFDVTILLDPNLVTVPDPDDTVYSGYYAGLGEVTDDNLKQFLHDLIDDHIVLDYDALWNALANSDEDPLNPDNIILFYSAESRSEDLHGGDQDDWNREHVWPKSHGNFDNDDVMGSDMHHIRPTDVSVNGYRGNLDFDIGGTLVNETTDCFKDGDSFEPRDEVKGDVARMIFYMAVRYEGDIAQEIDLEVNDRVSNTGPYVGKLSILLAWHEADPVDAFERNRNDVIFSYQGNRNPFVDYPELVTRIFK, encoded by the coding sequence ATGAAAAAAGTATGTCTTTTAATAACAACTGTTTTACTGATTTTTCTATCAAGCTGTGCTTCAACTGAACAACCAAATAATGAATCAAGTAAAATTGATGCTGTACAAGAGTCTTTATCAGTTTCTGATGAAGTGACACATCAAACGACGTTGCCAACCACAATTGATGGTGTGACGATTACTTGGCATTCAAATATTTCAGGAACACTTGATGATAATACATTTATCCAAGACGGTGTCGATCAAAATATTATGTTGACTGCTGTTCTAGAATATAATGACATAACACGTTACAAATACTTTGATGTCACAATCTTACTTGACCCTAATTTGGTTACCGTTCCCGATCCTGATGACACAGTATACTCTGGATATTATGCTGGACTCGGTGAGGTTACTGATGATAATTTAAAACAATTCTTACATGATTTAATTGATGATCATATTGTCCTTGATTATGACGCATTATGGAATGCCTTAGCCAACAGTGATGAAGATCCTCTTAACCCAGACAATATCATCCTCTTCTATTCTGCTGAATCACGTAGTGAAGACTTGCATGGGGGCGATCAAGATGACTGGAATCGAGAACATGTCTGGCCTAAATCACATGGTAACTTTGATAATGATGATGTGATGGGTTCTGATATGCATCATATCCGTCCAACAGATGTGAGCGTTAACGGGTACCGCGGTAATTTAGACTTTGATATCGGCGGTACGCTAGTGAACGAAACGACAGACTGTTTTAAAGATGGCGATAGTTTTGAACCCAGAGATGAGGTCAAAGGTGACGTCGCGAGAATGATTTTTTATATGGCTGTCAGATATGAAGGCGATATTGCCCAAGAAATTGACCTTGAAGTAAATGACCGGGTAAGTAATACTGGCCCATATGTTGGTAAACTTTCAATTTTATTAGCGTGGCATGAAGCAGACCCCGTCGATGCGTTTGAACGCAACCGAAATGATGTAATTTTCTCATATCAAGGCAACCGTAATCCGTTTGTAGATTACCCCGAATTAGTCACACGTATTTTTAAATAA
- a CDS encoding DDE-type integrase/transposase/recombinase — translation MKTDLQICKYRQSLIKYAIRYTVTKAARRYKVNRQYIYRWMNRYDGTMDSLMDQSRRPHHHPNEHTPKEIKLIKDMRRRNPKDGLTTFWVKLMRRGYTRHQSSLYRVMKRLDMKMSPKKKRKYKPKKYVQMTYPGERLQIDTKQVPSHCLPHGQKLYQFTAIDEFTRLRYIYFYEDKSTYSANEFLKRVIKYFPFPIQEVRTDNGLEYTNRLANTIDPQPTLFENTLKQHNIKHDYCKPYTPRHNGKVERSHRKDNERFYQDRSFINLKDLRGEGQKYLRSYNSFPMSPHNWLSPLEFYGFYLSKSILAYRIFQ, via the coding sequence ATGAAGACAGATCTTCAAATATGTAAATATCGTCAATCACTCATCAAATATGCGATTCGATATACCGTAACGAAAGCCGCAAGACGGTACAAGGTGAACCGTCAATACATCTATCGGTGGATGAATCGGTATGATGGAACAATGGATTCACTCATGGATCAATCGAGAAGACCACACCATCATCCAAACGAACATACACCAAAGGAAATCAAACTCATCAAGGACATGCGAAGACGCAATCCCAAAGATGGGTTAACCACCTTCTGGGTGAAACTGATGAGGCGAGGTTACACGCGTCATCAATCTTCACTCTACCGTGTGATGAAACGACTCGATATGAAAATGAGTCCGAAAAAGAAACGAAAGTATAAACCGAAAAAGTATGTCCAGATGACCTATCCTGGTGAACGACTCCAAATCGATACCAAACAGGTTCCCTCACACTGTCTCCCCCATGGCCAAAAACTCTATCAGTTTACCGCCATTGATGAGTTCACGAGACTACGGTACATCTACTTCTATGAGGATAAATCCACCTATAGTGCGAATGAGTTCCTCAAGCGTGTCATCAAATACTTCCCCTTTCCCATTCAGGAAGTACGAACAGACAACGGACTTGAATACACAAACCGGTTAGCGAATACAATAGATCCGCAACCGACGCTATTTGAGAATACACTCAAACAACACAATATCAAGCATGATTACTGTAAGCCCTACACTCCCCGACACAACGGCAAGGTAGAGCGCAGTCATCGCAAAGACAATGAACGATTCTATCAGGATCGATCATTCATAAATCTGAAAGACTTGAGGGGGGAAGGGCAAAAGTACTTAAGAAGCTATAACAGCTTCCCCATGTCTCCCCACAATTGGCTATCCCCGCTAGAATTCTATGGATTCTATCTATCAAAGTCTATTCTAGCATACCGTATCTTTCAGTAA
- a CDS encoding glycoside hydrolase family 13 protein → MKFFVYHEAKSKFAYMYDKDTVHLRVQTSKQHIHQIDVIYGDPFFWGPKEDEPETWEWKAETSETVSLVKEYETQQFDHYFIALKPQYKRLKYAFIVNQRYLYGARGVIDLSNRPDAKTDLFNFFNFPYLNQEDVFHAPAWVENQIWYSIFPERFHNGDTANDPKGTLPWGETKRYDNALRFGGDLEGIIKQLDYIQSLGVTGIYMTPIFESDSSHKYDINNYKKIDPAFGDNETFGRLVKEAHKRGIKVMLDAVFNHCGFRHPYFQDVLEKGKDSKYFGCFHIVDEDKPLLPFDINPGETLSDKQMRFCREYPDAINYRTFAFTPKMPKLNTAHPLMRKHLLDVATYWIQEYDIDGWRLDVSNEVSHQFWREFRHTVKAVKKDAYIVGENWDNSNPWLLGDQYDGVMNYEILFPIWQYFGINIENKKLSTEQFIKLINKVLTDYPKHVLRYMYNLVDSHDTARILEICDYNTDIVKMVYTFLFTFPGAPSIYYGGEVGLGGKHDPDNRRCMIWDETKQDTNLLSFMKQLIEIRNENSAFKQVDYHWIHNDNPNILLFQKGDLTFIFNNNHNEQTVDLPESLAYKRVNNIFSKKNINLKSTLTISPYQFRVFR, encoded by the coding sequence ATGAAATTTTTTGTGTATCATGAAGCGAAAAGTAAATTTGCTTATATGTATGATAAAGATACTGTCCATTTGCGTGTTCAAACAAGCAAGCAACACATTCATCAAATTGATGTTATTTATGGTGATCCATTTTTCTGGGGACCAAAAGAAGATGAGCCTGAAACGTGGGAATGGAAGGCAGAGACAAGTGAAACTGTTTCATTGGTAAAAGAATACGAAACACAACAGTTTGATCATTATTTTATTGCATTAAAACCACAATATAAACGCCTAAAATATGCTTTTATTGTTAATCAGCGTTATTTATATGGTGCGCGAGGAGTCATTGATTTATCTAATCGGCCAGACGCTAAAACGGATTTATTTAACTTTTTTAATTTTCCGTATTTAAATCAAGAAGATGTATTTCACGCACCGGCATGGGTTGAAAACCAAATATGGTACTCAATTTTTCCAGAAAGGTTTCATAATGGCGATACTGCAAATGATCCTAAAGGCACCTTGCCTTGGGGAGAGACAAAACGATATGATAATGCTCTGCGCTTTGGGGGGGATTTAGAAGGTATTATTAAACAACTTGATTATATCCAATCACTAGGTGTAACTGGTATTTATATGACTCCAATATTTGAGTCTGATTCCTCTCATAAGTATGATATTAATAACTATAAAAAAATTGACCCAGCATTTGGTGATAATGAAACGTTTGGCCGGTTAGTAAAAGAAGCTCATAAACGCGGAATTAAAGTGATGTTGGATGCGGTATTTAATCATTGTGGATTCAGACATCCTTATTTCCAAGACGTGTTAGAAAAAGGTAAAGATTCTAAATATTTTGGGTGTTTTCACATTGTTGATGAAGACAAGCCACTATTACCCTTTGATATTAATCCAGGGGAAACATTATCTGATAAACAAATGCGTTTTTGTCGGGAGTATCCTGATGCGATTAATTACAGGACGTTTGCTTTTACTCCCAAAATGCCAAAACTTAATACTGCACATCCATTAATGAGGAAGCATCTCTTAGATGTTGCAACTTACTGGATCCAAGAATATGATATTGATGGATGGCGCTTAGATGTTTCTAATGAAGTAAGTCATCAGTTTTGGCGTGAATTTAGGCACACCGTTAAAGCAGTCAAAAAGGATGCATATATTGTTGGCGAAAATTGGGATAATTCAAATCCATGGTTACTTGGTGACCAATATGATGGCGTTATGAATTATGAAATTCTTTTTCCAATTTGGCAATATTTTGGTATCAATATTGAGAATAAAAAATTATCTACTGAACAGTTTATAAAACTGATTAATAAGGTTTTGACAGACTATCCAAAACATGTCTTAAGATATATGTATAACTTAGTTGATTCACATGATACGGCTAGAATATTAGAAATTTGTGATTACAACACCGACATTGTTAAAATGGTATATACGTTTCTATTTACCTTTCCCGGGGCACCTAGTATATACTATGGCGGAGAAGTAGGCCTTGGTGGCAAACATGATCCGGATAATAGACGTTGTATGATTTGGGATGAAACAAAACAAGATACGAACCTATTATCCTTTATGAAACAATTAATTGAGATAAGAAACGAGAATTCGGCGTTTAAACAAGTGGATTATCACTGGATACACAATGATAATCCAAACATTCTCCTTTTCCAAAAAGGTGATTTAACCTTTATTTTTAACAACAATCATAATGAACAAACAGTTGATCTTCCTGAATCACTCGCATATAAACGTGTTAATAATATTTTTTCAAAAAAGAATATTAACCTCAAATCGACACTGACGATATCTCCTTATCAGTTTAGGGTGTTCAGGTAA
- a CDS encoding GNAT family N-acetyltransferase, giving the protein MSNLTIRKAKESEVSKVLYFIEALAKYERMRKYVKATEEDILNSVFKEERAEVIFLCRDDEPIGFAVYYYAFSTFLAKPTLHLEDFYVEKEERGKGLGHKVLSWLAKEALDNNCSRFEWNCLEWNKPSMRFYEALGAKPLRGWIPYRLDGKELVALAKEAEEA; this is encoded by the coding sequence ATGAGTAATCTTACAATTCGAAAGGCAAAAGAATCAGAAGTTTCAAAAGTGCTATATTTTATTGAAGCACTTGCAAAATATGAACGCATGCGCAAGTATGTAAAAGCGACTGAAGAGGATATATTAAATAGCGTATTCAAAGAAGAACGAGCCGAAGTTATCTTTTTATGCCGCGATGATGAACCAATCGGGTTTGCTGTTTATTACTATGCATTTTCAACCTTTTTAGCTAAGCCAACGTTGCACTTAGAAGACTTTTATGTTGAAAAAGAAGAGCGTGGGAAAGGTCTTGGACATAAAGTATTATCATGGTTAGCTAAAGAAGCACTTGATAATAATTGTTCACGTTTTGAATGGAATTGTCTAGAATGGAATAAACCATCAATGCGCTTTTATGAGGCATTAGGTGCAAAACCATTACGTGGATGGATTCCTTATCGATTAGATGGTAAAGAGTTAGTTGCATTAGCTAAAGAAGCAGAAGAGGCATAA
- a CDS encoding NYN domain-containing protein codes for MNTISIAIYLDVENIQGMINFEDLLDDIRLKVINEFDNIDKVVFGLKKAIGESNNLKRFRSDLSELNFTIEDAPHIVNKKNRADLIISVDALEKLHIGNPEFDLFVFLTSDSDYSIVMNTLRRFNKQVWLVGTEEDSQRTVFKSSTDQILIIDDYRDVQYKNHNGQKKTINARSGFSKLKPFLSDRVNKRALAAMLKVMRSYQEEKIYTTLDTNNRFRQIERNLNLSQTKFKKFKAIYRVLEEARVIEFEENSSHRFTINDKKKVIKYLNLVLQSNKKS; via the coding sequence ATGAATACGATATCAATTGCCATTTATTTAGATGTTGAAAATATCCAAGGGATGATCAATTTTGAAGATTTACTTGATGATATTAGATTAAAAGTTATCAATGAGTTTGATAATATTGATAAGGTTGTTTTTGGATTAAAAAAAGCAATCGGAGAAAGTAATAATTTGAAACGTTTTAGAAGTGATTTAAGTGAACTAAACTTTACGATTGAAGATGCACCCCATATTGTAAATAAGAAAAATCGCGCAGATTTAATTATCAGTGTTGATGCCCTTGAAAAACTCCATATTGGAAACCCTGAGTTTGATTTGTTTGTATTTTTAACGAGTGACTCAGATTATTCTATTGTGATGAACACCCTGAGACGATTTAATAAACAAGTGTGGTTAGTAGGTACTGAAGAAGACTCGCAAAGAACGGTCTTTAAATCATCTACTGATCAAATACTCATCATTGATGATTATCGTGATGTACAATATAAAAATCATAATGGACAGAAAAAAACAATCAATGCACGAAGTGGTTTTAGTAAATTGAAACCATTCTTAAGTGATCGGGTAAATAAACGCGCTTTAGCCGCTATGTTAAAGGTTATGCGTTCTTATCAAGAAGAAAAGATTTATACAACACTAGACACGAACAATCGTTTCCGCCAAATTGAACGTAACCTTAATCTTAGTCAAACGAAGTTTAAGAAATTTAAAGCGATATACCGTGTCTTAGAAGAAGCACGTGTTATCGAGTTTGAAGAAAATTCGTCACATCGGTTTACGATAAATGATAAGAAAAAAGTTATTAAATATCTAAACCTCGTTTTACAAAGCAATAAAAAATCATAA
- a CDS encoding thioredoxin family protein, whose protein sequence is MLVELKPNERVQDYLENGKIAVVKFATTTCPPCKMLKPVFEKLSKKSDLKDVVFIAANANEHPQAREYGVSSVPTLLFFNGDKVLGQNVGFVPEKPLQDFLKKLERDELPAS, encoded by the coding sequence ATGTTAGTAGAATTAAAACCTAATGAACGGGTGCAAGATTACTTAGAAAATGGAAAAATTGCGGTTGTGAAGTTTGCGACTACAACATGTCCACCATGTAAAATGCTAAAACCAGTATTTGAAAAATTATCTAAAAAATCAGACTTAAAAGATGTTGTATTTATTGCTGCAAATGCGAATGAACATCCACAAGCTAGAGAATATGGTGTATCTAGTGTGCCAACACTATTATTCTTTAACGGTGATAAAGTATTAGGACAAAATGTAGGTTTTGTGCCAGAAAAACCGTTGCAAGATTTTCTGAAAAAACTTGAACGCGATGAATTACCAGCTAGTTAA